In one window of Frigoriglobus tundricola DNA:
- a CDS encoding XRE family transcriptional regulator produces the protein MNGTIGFQGERLREAREARGLTAAQFAEDMDLTKQMVSFYERGKNTPAPETFRAICELLRFPEQFFLRPPTVPPTAAVFYRSLKSATKRMRERAERMYGWFRQLTTLVSRFVELPALNLPGLSLPSDPGQITNEMVDEAATRVRRHWGLGDGVISNVVLLLENHGIIATRYMFGAEKLDAFSNWDETSGRPYVVLGADKASQVRSRFDAAHELAHVIFHRAVPKDLLRLKSAFNRIEEQAHRFARAFLLPVATFGDEYVSPSIDALLELKQKWRVSLGVLIARSAELGMLTESQTRRMWITLNQRGWRKREPFDDDWKPESPVLVRRSVELLADSKVLSSTALSKALALRLEDIEAIVGMAVGTLRDDSAEPIGEPQPHLLLPKDG, from the coding sequence ATGAACGGGACAATCGGCTTTCAGGGCGAGCGGTTACGCGAAGCCCGCGAGGCGCGGGGACTTACCGCCGCTCAGTTCGCGGAGGATATGGATCTGACGAAGCAGATGGTGAGCTTCTACGAGCGAGGGAAGAATACACCCGCACCAGAAACTTTTAGAGCGATTTGCGAACTGCTTCGGTTTCCGGAGCAGTTTTTCCTTCGGCCACCTACCGTGCCCCCCACGGCGGCAGTTTTTTACCGGTCTCTGAAATCGGCCACGAAGCGGATGCGCGAACGTGCCGAGAGGATGTATGGTTGGTTCCGGCAACTCACCACACTCGTCAGCCGGTTTGTGGAGTTACCCGCTTTGAACCTGCCCGGCTTGAGCCTCCCGTCAGACCCTGGGCAAATTACAAACGAGATGGTTGATGAAGCGGCGACACGAGTTCGACGACATTGGGGGTTGGGTGATGGCGTAATTAGCAATGTTGTTCTTCTCTTGGAGAACCACGGCATCATTGCTACGCGCTATATGTTCGGCGCGGAGAAGCTTGATGCGTTCTCGAATTGGGATGAGACATCCGGCCGCCCATACGTTGTTCTTGGGGCCGATAAGGCGTCGCAAGTTCGTTCGCGGTTCGATGCCGCACACGAACTTGCGCACGTCATCTTCCATCGCGCTGTGCCTAAAGATTTGCTTCGGCTGAAATCCGCGTTCAACCGTATCGAGGAGCAGGCGCACCGATTCGCGCGGGCCTTCCTGTTACCCGTCGCGACATTTGGAGACGAGTACGTGTCGCCGAGTATTGATGCCCTCTTGGAACTGAAACAGAAGTGGCGCGTTTCGCTCGGAGTCCTTATCGCCCGTTCCGCAGAACTCGGAATGCTTACCGAGTCACAAACACGACGCATGTGGATCACACTAAATCAGCGCGGATGGCGCAAACGCGAACCATTCGATGACGACTGGAAGCCAGAGTCTCCGGTTCTCGTTCGGCGCTCAGTCGAACTGCTCGCGGACAGCAAGGTGTTAAGTTCGACTGCCCTCTCAAAGGCGCTTGCGTTGCGACTGGAGGACATCGAGGCAATTGTCGGGATGGCTGTCGGCACCCTCCGTGATGACAGCGCGGAACCAATCGGGGAACCGCAGCCGCACCTTCTACTTCCTAAAGATGGCTAG
- a CDS encoding SWIM zinc finger family protein has translation MDLRELKALELAARAKIAFDGSAWVVPSQSANGVYRVTIGSEPSCECDDFQLRKQACKHVIAARLVQARDGGGKGPEIVVDEVPKKKTYKQNWPVYDLAQRTEKDRFQELLFDLCRGIQEPERKKGAAGRPSTPLSDQVFASAFKVFSTMSLRRFNADLRDAHGKGYLTIQMNPLTVGRYLENAALTPILENLIVQSALPLKAIETVFAPDSTGFSTSRFVRWFDEKYGTERSGHDSSVVPRRVSRSRKIASPLSNRRRSVLRLWPS, from the coding sequence ATGGACTTGCGAGAACTGAAGGCTCTGGAACTCGCCGCGCGTGCGAAGATCGCGTTCGACGGTTCCGCGTGGGTCGTTCCCTCGCAGTCCGCGAACGGCGTCTACCGCGTCACCATCGGTTCCGAACCGTCGTGCGAGTGCGACGACTTCCAACTCCGCAAGCAAGCCTGCAAGCACGTCATTGCGGCCCGACTCGTTCAAGCGCGGGACGGCGGCGGTAAGGGGCCGGAAATCGTCGTTGACGAAGTGCCGAAGAAGAAGACGTACAAGCAGAATTGGCCGGTTTATGACCTTGCCCAACGGACCGAAAAGGATCGGTTTCAAGAACTGTTGTTCGATCTCTGCCGGGGCATCCAAGAGCCAGAGAGGAAGAAGGGTGCGGCGGGTCGCCCGTCAACTCCGCTGTCGGATCAGGTGTTCGCGTCCGCGTTCAAGGTGTTCAGCACCATGTCGCTTCGGCGGTTCAATGCGGACCTTCGAGACGCGCATGGGAAAGGGTATCTGACGATCCAGATGAACCCGCTGACGGTCGGCCGATATCTCGAAAACGCGGCCCTCACGCCGATCCTCGAAAACCTGATCGTGCAAAGCGCTTTGCCGCTCAAGGCAATCGAAACGGTCTTCGCCCCGGACTCGACCGGGTTCAGCACGTCCCGGTTCGTCCGGTGGTTTGACGAGAAGTACGGCACGGAGCGGTCGGGCCACGATTCCAGCGTGGTCCCGCGCCGCGTCAGTCGCAGCCGCAAGATCGCGAGCCCTTTGTCCAACCGGCGCCGGAGCGTACTCAGGCTCTGGCCGAGTTGA
- a CDS encoding WD40 repeat domain-containing protein, with amino-acid sequence MWDAETGKEQERLVDGEKNDSRRIDQIQLSPDASLLYLVTGERLFINKCSVAKENRIFLGLGCGVKWFGVNPAGITYLGTNDAGTALMMVKDPFDEDARDKLLRTSHTHSGPIDLLAGVGDSAVVTVAGGVLRRWKADSDEPVWEQKLDEKAQPAHLSVGAGGTIVAVADKGGGVHLFSAETGKAAGTLSGHTGPVRAVAFNPNGKQVVTGGEDKTARVWDAKSGKELAQLEGHTKAVTGVGFSPGGDMIVTGCADKTARIWAFTK; translated from the coding sequence TTGTGGGACGCGGAGACCGGAAAGGAACAAGAACGGCTCGTTGATGGGGAGAAGAACGACAGCCGGCGCATCGACCAGATTCAGCTCTCCCCGGACGCCTCGTTGCTCTATCTGGTCACCGGCGAGCGGCTGTTCATCAACAAGTGTTCGGTCGCGAAGGAGAACCGGATCTTCCTCGGCCTCGGGTGCGGCGTCAAGTGGTTCGGCGTCAACCCGGCCGGGATCACCTACCTGGGGACCAACGACGCGGGGACGGCCCTTATGATGGTCAAGGACCCGTTCGATGAAGACGCCCGCGACAAGCTCCTCCGGACGAGTCACACGCATTCCGGTCCCATCGATCTGCTCGCCGGGGTGGGCGACAGCGCCGTTGTGACGGTGGCCGGCGGGGTGCTGCGGCGCTGGAAAGCGGACAGCGACGAACCGGTCTGGGAACAGAAGCTCGACGAGAAGGCCCAGCCGGCGCACTTGTCAGTGGGGGCCGGCGGCACAATCGTCGCGGTGGCCGACAAGGGCGGTGGGGTTCACCTGTTCTCGGCCGAAACGGGGAAAGCGGCCGGTACGCTGAGCGGGCACACGGGGCCGGTGCGGGCCGTGGCCTTCAACCCGAACGGGAAACAGGTGGTCACGGGCGGCGAGGACAAGACGGCGCGCGTGTGGGACGCCAAGTCCGGCAAGGAACTCGCCCAGCTCGAGGGGCACACGAAAGCCGTGACCGGGGTCGGCTTCAGCCCCGGCGGCGACATGATCGTGACCGGCTGTGCGGACAAAACTGCGCGGATCTGGGCGTTCACCAAGTAA
- a CDS encoding RNA polymerase sigma factor translates to MSDTLANGIRRVAVRLVPDAASDGELLSRYLAHRDEGAFAALVRRHAAMVFGTCRRVLGSAADADDAFQAAFLVLVRKGHALTDRACVGNFLYGVAFHTALKAKAMAVKRRSKEEGARPPDVEPERSELLAALDEELARLSEKYRGPVVLCELEGRSRRDVAAALGVPEGTLSSRLAAAHRLLAKRLRSRGFAGPPVATLLAAQSAAASAVPADAVVRAVLGPTPGVSQLALEVTKMLLVHKIGFGAGALVVLLAGLAAASPARLAAEAKPMAAPGPGFGAAPEPARAPERRTSYGRRDGATGARHRRRASGARRRGGTGRGQGPQTGQRVVNETHAHR, encoded by the coding sequence ATGTCCGACACCTTGGCGAACGGGATCCGTCGCGTGGCGGTTCGGCTGGTGCCCGACGCCGCCTCGGACGGCGAACTCCTTTCGCGCTACCTCGCGCACCGCGACGAGGGCGCGTTCGCCGCTCTCGTCCGCCGACACGCCGCGATGGTGTTCGGCACGTGCCGCCGGGTGCTCGGAAGCGCCGCCGACGCCGACGACGCGTTCCAGGCCGCGTTCCTCGTGCTGGTGCGAAAGGGCCACGCCCTGACCGACCGCGCGTGCGTCGGCAACTTCCTGTACGGGGTCGCGTTCCACACCGCACTGAAGGCGAAAGCGATGGCCGTCAAGCGCCGGTCCAAGGAGGAGGGCGCCCGCCCCCCGGACGTCGAACCGGAGCGGTCCGAGCTGCTCGCGGCGCTCGACGAGGAACTGGCCCGGTTGTCCGAGAAGTACCGCGGACCGGTCGTGCTGTGCGAACTCGAGGGCCGGTCCCGCCGGGACGTCGCCGCGGCACTGGGGGTACCGGAAGGGACGCTCTCGAGCCGCCTGGCCGCCGCGCACCGGCTGCTGGCGAAGCGGCTCCGGTCCCGGGGCTTCGCGGGCCCGCCCGTTGCGACCCTACTGGCCGCGCAGTCGGCCGCGGCGAGCGCGGTTCCGGCGGACGCGGTCGTGCGAGCGGTGCTCGGTCCGACGCCGGGCGTCTCACAACTGGCTTTGGAGGTCACGAAGATGCTACTCGTCCACAAGATCGGGTTCGGAGCCGGGGCGCTCGTGGTGCTCCTGGCGGGCCTCGCGGCCGCCAGCCCCGCGCGCCTGGCGGCGGAAGCGAAGCCGATGGCGGCCCCCGGACCCGGGTTCGGCGCCGCCCCGGAACCGGCCCGGGCGCCCGAGCGGCGCACCTCGTACGGGCGGAGGGACGGGGCGACGGGCGCCCGACACCGACGACGCGCGAGCGGCGCCCGCAGGCGCGGCGGCACCGGCCGCGGCCAGGGCCCCCAAACCGGCCAACGGGTGGTCAACGAAACACACGCTCACCGGTAA
- a CDS encoding MqnA/MqnD/SBP family protein, producing the protein MRRTHPLTIAHPPCSASAFCYDALEHGLVSVPGYRLRFHCEPLPALNRDAVTGTHAVTAISSAAYPAVAARYAILGAGTVVGRDAGPVLVSREPRTLSALAGRRVGVPGVLTTGWFLLRTLCPGAVPVEVPFDAIAAAVAAGALDAGVLIHEELLDYPRLGLRKVIDLGAEWCWRNALPLPVGLNVVRRDLGAGGMRAVCHAVSASLLHARMNPDAALDRVSRFGRGCTERFVQMFATDDAQRLTADVRAALRVLFTQVVALGAGPAVPPIEIVDPATASVVVA; encoded by the coding sequence ATGCGCCGCACGCACCCACTGACCATCGCCCACCCGCCGTGCAGCGCCAGCGCGTTCTGTTACGACGCGCTGGAGCACGGGCTCGTGTCCGTCCCCGGCTACCGGCTCCGGTTCCACTGCGAACCGCTGCCGGCCCTCAACCGGGACGCCGTGACCGGGACCCACGCGGTCACCGCGATCTCGTCCGCGGCCTACCCCGCCGTCGCCGCGCGGTACGCGATCCTCGGCGCCGGAACGGTCGTCGGCCGCGACGCCGGGCCGGTCCTGGTGAGCCGCGAGCCCCGCACGCTGAGCGCCCTCGCCGGGCGCCGCGTCGGCGTGCCCGGTGTCCTCACGACCGGTTGGTTCCTGCTCCGCACGCTCTGCCCCGGTGCGGTCCCGGTCGAGGTGCCGTTCGACGCGATCGCGGCTGCGGTGGCCGCGGGCGCGCTCGACGCCGGGGTGCTGATCCACGAGGAGCTGCTCGACTACCCCCGCCTGGGGCTCCGCAAGGTGATCGACCTCGGCGCCGAGTGGTGCTGGCGCAACGCGCTGCCGCTGCCCGTCGGGCTGAACGTGGTGCGCCGCGACCTGGGCGCGGGCGGGATGCGGGCCGTCTGCCACGCGGTCTCCGCGAGCCTGCTCCACGCCCGGATGAACCCCGACGCGGCACTCGACCGGGTGAGCCGCTTCGGCCGCGGGTGCACCGAGCGGTTCGTCCAGATGTTCGCGACCGACGACGCCCAGCGCCTGACGGCGGACGTGCGGGCCGCGCTGCGGGTGCTCTTCACGCAAGTGGTCGCGCTCGGCGCGGGTCCGGCGGTGCCGCCGATCGAAATCGTCGACCCCGCGACCGCGAGCGTGGTCGTGGCCTGA
- a CDS encoding SCP2 sterol-binding domain-containing protein → MRRLHRALLPGRARGSSLARVPVAATLGFDIRGAGGGRWACRLGGGRVLEVARDSAARCDVEYRMSVPTLAAIVSGRESPQAAFFGRRVEISGNVDQGLELAALFGQFVREFPYAVTRAAEERHDAVGVG, encoded by the coding sequence TTGCGGCGACTACATCGAGCGCTACTTCCCGGCCGCGCGCGCGGGTCGTCCCTGGCCCGCGTCCCCGTCGCGGCCACCCTGGGGTTCGACATCCGCGGGGCCGGCGGCGGGCGGTGGGCGTGTCGGCTCGGCGGCGGGCGCGTCCTCGAGGTGGCCCGCGATTCGGCCGCGCGGTGCGACGTCGAGTACCGAATGAGCGTGCCGACGCTGGCCGCGATCGTGTCGGGCCGGGAGTCGCCCCAGGCCGCGTTCTTCGGCCGGCGGGTCGAGATCTCCGGCAACGTGGACCAGGGGCTGGAGCTGGCCGCGCTGTTCGGGCAGTTCGTGCGCGAGTTCCCCTACGCCGTCACCCGGGCGGCGGAGGAGCGGCACGACGCCGTCGGCGTGGGCTGA